A single genomic interval of Stenotrophomonas bentonitica harbors:
- a CDS encoding ABC transporter permease produces MTPDNAPHLEQDPQDPGKIRLSGQWTLRTALDAAEALRAAPETVTGIDASGITQLDSAGVLQVLRVAHRADLGEDALTFREEHRALVCTIEEVADDRPKAKRDFGVLAALERLGVSVHATAHNIVALASFLGENLVKAGRLIREPRRFRLTATVHHMEQVGLDAVPLVALLSYLVGAVIAFLGSTILRDFGAEIYVVELVSIAFLREFAVLLTAIVLAGRTASAFTAQIGSMKAREEIDAIQTLGLDPVDLLVLPRLIALLVTLPLLTFIAMIAGLAGGVTVGAFDLDIPPQMYLARLHDTIEVRHMLVGLSKAPVFAAVIGLIGCLEGLKVEGTAQSVGERTTSSVVQTISLVIIIDAFAALWFMHMDW; encoded by the coding sequence ATGACGCCCGACAACGCCCCCCACCTCGAACAGGATCCACAGGACCCCGGCAAGATCCGGTTGTCCGGTCAGTGGACGTTGCGCACCGCGCTGGACGCGGCCGAAGCGCTGCGCGCGGCGCCGGAAACCGTTACCGGCATCGACGCCAGCGGCATTACCCAGCTGGACTCGGCCGGCGTGCTGCAGGTGCTGCGCGTGGCCCATCGCGCCGACTTGGGCGAAGACGCACTGACCTTCCGCGAGGAGCACCGCGCGCTGGTCTGCACCATCGAAGAGGTCGCCGACGACCGGCCCAAGGCCAAGCGCGACTTCGGCGTGCTGGCCGCGCTGGAGCGCCTGGGCGTCAGCGTGCATGCCACCGCCCACAACATCGTGGCGCTGGCCAGCTTCCTCGGCGAGAACCTGGTCAAGGCCGGACGCCTGATCCGCGAGCCGCGTCGTTTCCGGCTCACTGCGACCGTGCACCACATGGAACAGGTCGGCCTGGACGCGGTGCCGCTGGTGGCGCTGCTGTCCTATCTGGTCGGTGCGGTGATCGCATTCCTCGGCTCGACCATCCTGCGCGACTTCGGCGCTGAGATCTACGTGGTCGAACTGGTCAGCATCGCCTTCCTGCGCGAATTCGCGGTGCTGCTCACCGCGATCGTGCTGGCCGGCCGCACCGCCAGCGCATTCACCGCGCAGATCGGCTCGATGAAGGCGCGCGAGGAGATCGACGCGATCCAGACCCTTGGCCTGGACCCGGTGGACCTGCTGGTGCTGCCGCGCCTGATCGCGCTGCTGGTCACCCTGCCGCTGTTGACTTTCATCGCGATGATCGCCGGCCTGGCCGGCGGCGTTACCGTCGGCGCGTTCGACCTGGACATCCCGCCGCAGATGTACCTGGCGCGCCTTCACGACACCATCGAAGTGCGGCACATGCTGGTCGGCCTGTCCAAGGCGCCGGTGTTCGCCGCGGTGATCGGCCTGATCGGCTGCCTGGAAGGCCTGAAGGTGGAAGGCACCGCGCAATCGGTGGGCGAACGCACCACCTCCAGCGTGGTGCAGACCATCTCGCTGGTGATCATCATCGACGCGTTCGCCGCGTTGTGGTTCATGCACATGGATTGGTGA
- a CDS encoding threonine/serine ThrE exporter family protein: protein MSADAPAIATPPATYAQRVAFVSEIAGRLHSYGTTAQRLEAAVVALAQRLDLDCEPWSNPTGLILSFSDPTKAIGSSDITRVIRLAPGENDLHKLSIADQITDAVANGTMSIAQGHTALRQLDKDPGRRGKIRMILSYSLGAAGVAGLWKLPWLDIATAGVIGLLIGLMTLVTDRRPASREASEALAALLAGTVAALVASFVGALNLNTVIIASLVVMLPGMSLTNAVNELASQHWVSGTARFAGAITTILKLTVGAVIAVTLSGIIGLDPLVRASRPQDAWVEWSALLVAAFAFAMLFKASRRDYPWVIAASVAGYAISKFAGQAWGMPAGIFMSAMVMTAAGNLFGRLVQRPGAIIRLPGIIMLVPGSTSLRGVLTLVQQQDMSAGQVVLMTVLNVVMALVAGLLFGNLLFPARKNL, encoded by the coding sequence ATGTCTGCCGACGCACCCGCCATTGCAACCCCTCCGGCCACCTACGCACAGCGGGTGGCCTTCGTGTCCGAAATCGCCGGGCGGCTGCACAGCTACGGCACCACCGCCCAGCGGCTGGAGGCCGCGGTGGTGGCGCTGGCGCAGCGGCTGGACCTGGACTGCGAGCCCTGGTCGAATCCGACCGGGCTGATCCTGAGCTTCAGCGACCCGACCAAGGCGATCGGTTCGTCGGACATCACGCGCGTGATCCGGTTGGCCCCGGGCGAAAACGACCTGCACAAACTCAGCATTGCCGACCAGATCACCGACGCGGTGGCCAACGGCACCATGAGCATTGCCCAGGGCCATACCGCACTGCGGCAACTGGACAAGGACCCCGGCCGGCGCGGAAAGATCCGCATGATCCTGTCCTACAGCCTGGGTGCGGCCGGCGTGGCCGGGCTGTGGAAACTGCCGTGGCTGGACATCGCTACGGCCGGGGTGATCGGGCTGCTGATCGGCCTGATGACGCTGGTCACCGACCGCCGCCCGGCCAGCCGCGAGGCGAGCGAGGCGCTGGCCGCTTTGCTGGCCGGCACCGTGGCGGCGCTGGTGGCTTCGTTCGTGGGCGCGCTGAACCTCAACACGGTGATCATCGCCTCGCTGGTGGTGATGCTGCCCGGCATGTCGTTGACCAACGCGGTGAACGAACTGGCCAGCCAGCACTGGGTGTCGGGCACGGCGCGTTTTGCGGGCGCGATCACCACCATTCTGAAATTGACCGTGGGCGCGGTAATCGCGGTGACGCTGTCGGGCATCATCGGCCTGGACCCACTGGTGCGCGCCTCGCGCCCGCAGGACGCCTGGGTGGAATGGAGCGCGCTGCTGGTGGCGGCATTCGCGTTCGCGATGCTGTTCAAGGCCAGTCGCCGCGATTACCCGTGGGTAATTGCCGCGTCTGTTGCCGGGTATGCGATCTCGAAATTCGCCGGGCAGGCGTGGGGCATGCCGGCGGGGATTTTCATGTCGGCGATGGTGATGACCGCGGCCGGCAATCTGTTCGGGCGGCTGGTGCAGCGTCCGGGCGCGATCATCCGCTTGCCCGGCATCATCATGCTGGTGCCGGGCAGTACCAGTCTGCGCGGGGTGCTGACCCTGGTGCAGCAGCAGGACATGAGCGCGGGGCAGGTGGTGCTGATGACGGTGTTGAACGTGGTGATGGCGCTGGTGGCGGGGTTGTTGTTCGGTAATCTGTTGTTCCCGGCGCGAAAGAATCTGTGA
- a CDS encoding proline--tRNA ligase translates to MRLSQFHLRTTKETPSDAELTSHRLMLRAGMIRKLASGLYIWSPLGLRVLRKVERIVREEMENAGAVEFQVPTIQPKELWEATGRWEKFGPQLLKIKDRKEQVFCYSPTAEEAAADFARQELSSYKQLPVNFFQIQTKFRDEIRPRFGVMRAREFLMKDAYSFHLDDDCLVREYENMKAAYARVFTRLGLDFRMVQADSGAIGGDASQEFHVIADSGEDALVFSTGSDYAANMEAAVAAEPAPRAAASEALRKVETPTQKTCEAVAAMLGLGLERTVKSVAIMTEAGFVLALVRGDHEVNEIKLGKVDGLQGYRMAGEAEIATHLGSEPGFLGPLSPAKPIRIVADRDVAAMADFVVGANEVGFHIAGVNWGRDLPEPEVADIRNAKEGDRAADGGELRVARGIEVGHVFQLGRQYAQALNATVLDENGKAQVMAMGCYGIGISRIVAAAIEQNHDDAGIIWPDAMAPWQVVVCVINPKQDESVSTAAAELLAELQAAGLDAALDDRGLRPGNMFADIELIGVPHRVVVSERGLAAGTFEYRARSASEAESLDRAGLMAKLTK, encoded by the coding sequence ATGCGCCTCTCCCAGTTCCACCTGCGTACCACCAAGGAAACCCCCAGCGATGCCGAGCTCACCAGCCACCGGCTGATGCTGCGCGCGGGCATGATCCGCAAGCTGGCCTCGGGGCTGTACATCTGGTCGCCGCTGGGCCTGCGCGTGCTGCGCAAGGTCGAGCGCATCGTGCGCGAGGAAATGGAAAATGCCGGCGCGGTGGAATTCCAGGTGCCGACCATCCAGCCCAAGGAACTGTGGGAAGCCACTGGCCGCTGGGAAAAGTTCGGCCCGCAGCTGCTCAAGATCAAGGACCGCAAGGAGCAGGTGTTCTGCTACAGCCCCACCGCTGAAGAGGCCGCGGCCGATTTCGCGCGCCAGGAGCTGTCCAGCTACAAGCAGCTGCCGGTCAACTTCTTCCAGATCCAGACCAAGTTCCGCGACGAGATCCGCCCGCGCTTCGGCGTGATGCGCGCGCGCGAGTTCCTGATGAAGGACGCCTACTCCTTCCACCTGGACGACGACTGCCTGGTGCGCGAGTACGAGAACATGAAGGCCGCCTACGCCCGCGTGTTCACCCGCCTGGGCCTGGACTTCCGCATGGTGCAGGCCGACTCCGGCGCGATCGGCGGCGATGCCTCGCAGGAATTCCACGTGATCGCCGACTCGGGCGAAGACGCGCTGGTGTTCTCCACCGGCTCGGACTACGCGGCCAACATGGAAGCGGCAGTGGCGGCAGAGCCTGCCCCGCGCGCGGCCGCCAGCGAAGCACTGCGCAAGGTCGAAACCCCCACCCAGAAGACCTGCGAGGCGGTTGCCGCCATGCTCGGCCTGGGCCTGGAGCGCACCGTGAAGTCGGTCGCGATCATGACCGAGGCCGGCTTCGTGCTGGCGCTGGTGCGCGGCGACCACGAGGTCAATGAAATCAAGCTGGGCAAGGTGGACGGCCTGCAGGGCTACCGCATGGCCGGCGAAGCGGAAATCGCCACGCACCTGGGCAGCGAGCCGGGCTTCCTGGGCCCGCTCAGCCCGGCCAAGCCGATCCGCATCGTGGCCGATCGCGACGTTGCGGCCATGGCCGACTTCGTGGTCGGTGCCAATGAAGTCGGTTTCCACATTGCCGGCGTGAACTGGGGTCGCGACCTGCCCGAGCCGGAAGTGGCCGACATCCGCAACGCGAAGGAAGGCGACCGCGCCGCCGACGGTGGCGAACTGCGCGTGGCCCGTGGCATCGAAGTGGGCCATGTGTTCCAGCTCGGCCGCCAGTATGCGCAGGCCCTCAATGCCACCGTGCTGGACGAGAACGGCAAGGCGCAGGTGATGGCGATGGGCTGCTACGGCATCGGCATTTCCCGCATCGTCGCTGCAGCGATTGAGCAGAACCATGACGATGCCGGCATTATCTGGCCGGACGCGATGGCGCCGTGGCAGGTGGTGGTGTGCGTGATCAATCCGAAGCAGGACGAAAGCGTTTCCACTGCCGCCGCCGAACTGCTGGCGGAACTGCAGGCCGCCGGCCTGGATGCGGCGCTGGACGACCGTGGCCTGCGCCCGGGCAACATGTTCGCCGACATCGAATTGATCGGCGTGCCGCACCGCGTGGTGGTGTCCGAACGCGGCCTGGCGGCCGGGACCTTCGAATACCGTGCCCGCAGCGCCAGCGAAGCGGAAAGCCTGGACCGCGCTGGGTTGATGGCCAAGCTGACGAAATGA
- a CDS encoding alpha-ketoglutarate-dependent dioxygenase AlkB family protein encodes MDLHLPDAQVHWHRHWLAAPAADALQRQLRGEVPWEVHKIKMFGRQVDSPRLSCWMGDPAARYRYSGTDFVPHAWHPALVPLRDALGEFCGQPFNSVLLNCYRDNDDGMGWHSDNEPELGPTPLIASLSLGAARRFLLRRRDDHARKAEVTLGHGDLLVMGGRTQTFYQHALPKSARPLAERINLTFRWING; translated from the coding sequence ATGGATCTCCACCTTCCCGACGCCCAGGTGCATTGGCACCGCCATTGGCTGGCCGCGCCTGCCGCCGACGCGCTGCAGCGACAGCTGCGCGGGGAAGTGCCTTGGGAGGTTCACAAGATCAAGATGTTCGGGCGGCAGGTGGATTCGCCGCGGCTGAGCTGCTGGATGGGGGACCCTGCGGCGCGGTATCGGTACTCGGGGACGGACTTCGTACCGCATGCGTGGCATCCGGCCTTGGTGCCGTTGCGCGACGCCTTGGGCGAGTTCTGCGGCCAGCCGTTCAACAGCGTGCTGCTGAACTGTTATCGCGACAACGACGACGGGATGGGGTGGCACAGCGACAATGAGCCGGAGCTGGGGCCTACGCCGTTGATTGCGTCATTGAGTCTGGGTGCTGCGCGTCGGTTCCTGTTGCGGCGGCGGGATGATCATGCGCGCAAAGCCGAAGTGACCCTCGGTCATGGCGATTTGTTGGTGATGGGTGGGCGTACCCAGACGTTTTATCAGCACGCGTTGCCGAAGAGTGCACGGCCCTTGGCCGAGCGCATCAACCTGACGTTTCGTTGGATAAACGGGTAG
- a CDS encoding MlaD family protein, with translation METKANYVLIGAFTIIVGLALLAFGLWAAKYSSDRTWTEYRVVFREAVTGLSVGSPVQYNGIAVGSITELNLVPDDPRQVVARIRLNSNTPVKTDTRAKLAITSLTGPSIIQLSGGTPQAQALTAVNRDPAPIIPTTPSALQNITDVANRIVERMDQVLSDRNVASINATLANLETISGGLADRDQGTKALLLSARDAARSLEVTLKTTNGTVERLDKNLVQQLPPILDKLETTLTKLDSAAGSADSILGENRAAINSFANDGLAQLGPTLTELRGLIRDLRRVSDKLDNNPARYLLGRDAPKEFEPK, from the coding sequence ATGGAAACCAAAGCCAATTACGTACTGATCGGCGCCTTCACCATCATCGTGGGGCTGGCATTGCTGGCCTTCGGGCTGTGGGCGGCCAAGTACTCCTCAGACCGCACCTGGACCGAATACCGCGTGGTGTTCCGCGAAGCCGTGACCGGCCTTTCGGTGGGCAGCCCGGTGCAGTACAACGGCATCGCGGTCGGCTCGATCACCGAACTCAACCTGGTGCCGGACGACCCGCGCCAGGTGGTGGCCCGCATCCGCCTGAACTCCAACACGCCGGTCAAGACCGACACCCGCGCCAAGCTGGCCATCACCAGCCTGACCGGTCCCTCGATCATCCAGCTCAGCGGCGGCACCCCGCAGGCGCAGGCGCTGACCGCGGTCAACCGCGACCCGGCCCCGATCATTCCGACCACGCCTTCGGCGCTGCAGAACATCACCGACGTCGCCAACCGCATCGTCGAGCGCATGGACCAGGTGCTGAGCGACCGCAACGTGGCCAGCATCAACGCCACCCTGGCCAACCTGGAAACCATCAGCGGCGGCCTGGCCGACCGCGACCAGGGCACCAAGGCGCTGCTGCTGAGCGCGCGCGACGCCGCGCGCAGCCTGGAAGTGACCCTGAAGACCACCAACGGCACCGTGGAACGCCTGGACAAGAACCTGGTGCAGCAGCTGCCGCCGATCCTGGACAAGCTGGAAACTACCTTGACCAAGCTCGACTCGGCCGCAGGCAGCGCCGACTCCATCCTTGGCGAGAACCGCGCGGCGATCAACAGCTTCGCCAACGACGGCCTGGCCCAGCTCGGCCCGACCCTGACCGAACTGCGCGGGCTGATCCGCGACCTGCGCCGGGTCAGCGACAAACTGGACAACAACCCGGCCCGCTACCTGCTCGGCCGTGACGCGCCGAAGGAGTTCGAACCCAAATGA
- a CDS encoding GtrA family protein, with the protein MSRRADFRQLLRYVINGLVATGVHFAVLTLLVEVVHVPSKGVANLVAAAVAIVASFLGNRYFVFAATQARASGQLWRFVLLYAAIALINGGLMALWSDLFKFDYRIGFVLISIIQFILSFLGNRLLVFKP; encoded by the coding sequence ATGTCGCGCCGCGCTGATTTCCGCCAACTGCTGCGGTATGTCATCAACGGGCTGGTGGCCACCGGCGTGCACTTCGCGGTGCTGACCCTGCTGGTGGAGGTGGTGCATGTGCCCTCCAAGGGCGTAGCCAACCTGGTGGCGGCAGCGGTCGCCATCGTGGCGTCGTTCCTGGGCAACCGCTACTTCGTGTTCGCCGCCACCCAGGCCCGCGCCAGCGGCCAGCTGTGGCGGTTCGTGCTGCTGTATGCCGCAATCGCGCTGATCAATGGCGGCCTGATGGCGCTATGGTCGGACCTGTTCAAGTTCGATTACCGCATCGGCTTCGTGCTGATCAGCATCATCCAGTTCATCCTCTCGTTCCTCGGCAATCGCCTGCTGGTGTTCAAACCATGA
- a CDS encoding ABC-type transport auxiliary lipoprotein family protein, giving the protein MSRMPLLPTSLPRLLLPAALMIALGACSSLLGGGERSQVTIYSPVVRVQPDPSWPKVDWALVLVKPTAARVVDSPRINVRPNPGELEVYKGVSWAQPATDMVDDALVRAFEDSGRITGVARATTGIRADYKLALDVRRFESDYRGQATPTALIEINAKLIHVIDQRVVADRTFRQEQPVGSTATGDVAHALEKGLEEVTRELVGWTLVTGQNDSKTATVIPARLR; this is encoded by the coding sequence ATGAGCCGCATGCCCCTTCTTCCCACCTCCCTGCCCCGCCTGCTGCTGCCGGCGGCACTGATGATCGCGCTGGGCGCCTGCTCCTCGCTGCTGGGCGGCGGGGAGCGCAGCCAGGTCACCATCTATTCGCCGGTGGTACGCGTGCAGCCCGACCCGTCATGGCCGAAGGTCGACTGGGCGCTGGTGCTGGTCAAGCCGACCGCCGCGCGCGTGGTCGACAGCCCGCGCATCAACGTGCGACCGAACCCGGGCGAGCTTGAGGTCTACAAGGGCGTGAGCTGGGCGCAGCCGGCCACCGACATGGTGGACGACGCACTGGTGCGCGCCTTCGAGGACTCCGGCCGCATCACCGGCGTGGCGCGTGCCACCACCGGCATCCGCGCCGACTACAAGCTCGCGCTGGACGTGCGGCGTTTCGAGTCGGACTACCGTGGCCAGGCCACCCCGACCGCGCTGATCGAGATCAACGCCAAGCTGATCCACGTGATTGACCAGCGGGTTGTTGCCGATCGGACCTTCCGCCAGGAACAGCCGGTGGGCAGTACCGCGACCGGTGACGTGGCGCACGCGCTGGAGAAGGGGTTGGAGGAAGTGACCCGCGAGCTGGTGGGTTGGACGTTGGTGACGGGGCAGAATGACAGCAAGACGGCTACGGTTATTCCCGCACGCCTGCGCTGA
- a CDS encoding DUF4124 domain-containing protein, whose product MRALPLVCCLLLVSATASAGNVYKWKDANGVTQYSEKPPTGQNAEQRQIQSRDPAAGSTAAKAAAPADSTDCTNARNNLTLLNGKGDVMQDTDGDGKPDKALDADQRTAQKGLAEAAIKAYCKPAA is encoded by the coding sequence ATGCGTGCCCTGCCCCTCGTGTGCTGCCTGCTGCTCGTCAGCGCAACGGCCAGCGCCGGAAACGTCTACAAGTGGAAGGATGCCAATGGCGTCACCCAGTACTCGGAGAAGCCGCCGACCGGCCAGAACGCCGAGCAGCGCCAGATCCAGAGCCGCGACCCGGCCGCCGGCAGCACCGCGGCCAAGGCAGCCGCGCCTGCCGACTCGACCGACTGCACCAATGCCCGCAACAATCTGACCCTGCTCAATGGCAAGGGCGATGTGATGCAGGACACCGACGGCGACGGCAAGCCGGACAAGGCGCTGGACGCAGACCAGCGCACCGCCCAGAAGGGCCTGGCTGAAGCCGCCATCAAGGCGTACTGCAAGCCGGCGGCCTGA
- a CDS encoding ABC transporter ATP-binding protein → MTTTAAPEEDTRTELADEAGLAIRVRGLTNRFGSQTVHDGLDLDVRRGEILGVVGGSGTGKSVLMRSILGLRHPDEGQIEVLGVDARSENRADRLHIERNTGVLFQDGALFSSMTVGENVQVPLKEHHGELPERWHYELALLKVKLAGLPADAINKLPSQLSGGMRKRAGLARALALDPPLLFLDEPTAGLDPIGAAAFDRLIKTLQEALGLTVMLITHDLDTLYAICDRVAVLADQKVIATAPLHEIEQLDHPWIQEYFHGPRARAARDAKQKSE, encoded by the coding sequence ATGACGACCACGGCCGCCCCTGAAGAAGACACCCGCACCGAACTGGCCGACGAGGCCGGGCTGGCGATCCGCGTGCGCGGGCTCACCAACCGGTTCGGCAGCCAGACCGTGCACGACGGGCTGGACCTGGACGTGCGTCGCGGCGAGATCCTCGGCGTGGTCGGTGGCTCGGGTACCGGCAAGTCGGTGCTGATGCGCAGCATCCTCGGCCTGCGTCATCCGGACGAAGGCCAGATCGAAGTGCTCGGCGTGGACGCGCGTTCGGAGAACCGTGCCGACCGCCTGCATATCGAACGCAACACCGGCGTGCTGTTCCAGGACGGCGCGCTGTTCTCGTCCATGACCGTGGGCGAAAACGTGCAGGTGCCGCTGAAGGAACACCACGGCGAGCTGCCCGAGCGCTGGCATTACGAGCTGGCCCTGCTCAAGGTGAAGCTGGCCGGCCTGCCCGCAGATGCGATCAACAAGCTGCCCTCGCAGCTGTCCGGCGGCATGCGCAAGCGCGCCGGCCTGGCCCGTGCGCTGGCGCTGGACCCGCCACTGCTGTTCCTGGACGAACCCACCGCCGGGCTCGACCCGATCGGCGCGGCCGCCTTCGACCGCCTGATCAAGACCCTGCAGGAAGCGCTCGGCCTGACCGTGATGCTGATCACCCACGACCTGGACACGCTGTATGCCATCTGCGACCGCGTGGCGGTACTGGCCGACCAGAAGGTGATCGCCACCGCGCCGCTGCACGAGATCGAACAACTGGACCATCCGTGGATCCAGGAATATTTCCACGGACCGCGCGCGCGTGCTGCACGCGACGCAAAGCAGAAGAGCGAGTAA
- the pssA gene encoding CDP-diacylglycerol--serine O-phosphatidyltransferase, whose amino-acid sequence MDQMKPPPRSRSIYLLPNLFTTAGLFAGFYAIIAAANGDFVNAAIAVFVAAVMDGLDGRVARLTGTSSEFGVQYDSLADLVSFGMAPALVMYHWSLSWLKFDDPIMGRVGWAVAFLYAACAALRLARFNTQVSVVDKRWFIGLASPAAAGLMMSFVWAFADGALGWDGNELRYVALGVTLVAALLMVSRIRFWSFKGGGEKGPRADRVPFLALALVPIAIAIMVIDLPRVLFAMGVIYALSGPVSWIWQRTRKPAEPTA is encoded by the coding sequence ATGGATCAGATGAAACCCCCGCCGCGCTCGCGCAGCATTTACCTGTTGCCCAACCTGTTCACCACGGCCGGCCTGTTCGCGGGGTTCTACGCGATCATCGCCGCCGCCAATGGCGACTTCGTCAATGCCGCCATCGCGGTGTTCGTGGCCGCGGTCATGGACGGCCTGGACGGCCGCGTGGCCCGGCTGACCGGCACCAGCAGCGAGTTCGGCGTGCAGTACGACTCGCTGGCCGACCTGGTCAGCTTCGGCATGGCCCCGGCGCTGGTGATGTACCACTGGTCGCTGTCCTGGCTGAAGTTCGACGACCCGATCATGGGCCGGGTCGGCTGGGCGGTGGCCTTCCTGTATGCGGCCTGCGCGGCGCTGCGCCTGGCCCGCTTCAACACCCAGGTCAGCGTGGTCGACAAGCGCTGGTTCATCGGCCTGGCCAGTCCGGCCGCGGCCGGGCTGATGATGTCCTTCGTGTGGGCCTTCGCCGACGGCGCGCTGGGCTGGGACGGCAATGAGCTGCGCTACGTGGCGTTGGGCGTGACCCTGGTCGCGGCCCTGCTGATGGTCAGCCGGATCCGCTTCTGGAGCTTCAAGGGCGGTGGCGAGAAGGGCCCGCGCGCCGACCGCGTGCCGTTCCTGGCGCTGGCGCTGGTGCCGATTGCCATTGCGATCATGGTCATCGACCTGCCGCGCGTGCTGTTCGCGATGGGCGTGATCTATGCGTTGTCCGGCCCGGTCAGCTGGATCTGGCAGCGCACCCGCAAGCCGGCCGAGCCGACCGCGTGA
- the rimI gene encoding ribosomal protein S18-alanine N-acetyltransferase, whose product MSAVSSPRPPALRALREADLDAVMEIELRGYPFPWTRGIFVDCLRAGYPALAMEDDGVLVGYGVLSIAADEAHVLNVCIDPYSQTRGLGRMLFRALVKLARDHGAQRVFLEVRPSNTPAVALYHSEGFNEIGRRPRYYPAKDGREDALVMAMELVDGDITVMPPL is encoded by the coding sequence GTGAGCGCGGTCAGCTCGCCGCGCCCGCCGGCGCTGCGCGCGCTGCGCGAGGCCGATCTCGACGCGGTGATGGAGATCGAACTGCGCGGCTACCCGTTCCCGTGGACGCGCGGCATCTTCGTCGACTGCCTGCGCGCCGGGTATCCGGCGTTGGCGATGGAAGACGACGGCGTGCTGGTCGGCTACGGCGTGCTCAGCATCGCCGCCGACGAGGCGCATGTGTTGAACGTATGCATCGACCCCTACAGCCAGACGCGTGGCCTGGGGCGGATGCTGTTCCGCGCGCTGGTGAAGCTGGCGCGCGACCACGGGGCGCAGCGTGTGTTCCTGGAAGTGCGCCCGTCCAACACGCCGGCCGTGGCGCTGTACCACAGCGAAGGCTTCAATGAGATTGGCCGCCGGCCGCGGTATTACCCGGCCAAGGACGGACGCGAGGATGCGCTGGTGATGGCGATGGAGCTGGTGGACGGCGACATCACGGTGATGCCGCCGTTGTAA
- a CDS encoding UDP-glucuronic acid decarboxylase family protein, with protein MRSHDSTKRILVTGGAGFLGSHLIERLLGQGHEVVCADNLFTGTKRNIAHLLGNPHFEFLRHDVTFPLYIEVDEIWNLACPASPVHYSHDPVQTTKTSVHGAINLLGLAKRLDCRIFQASTSEVYGDPSVHPQREEYWGNVNPIGPRSCYDEGKRCAETLFFDYHRQHGLDIKVARIFNTYGPRMHPNDGRVVSNFIVQALRGENITIYGEGQQTRSFCYVDDLIEGFIRLMATDKDFTGPCNLGNPAEMTIRELAETVIALTNSGSKLVFKPLPQDDPMQRQPDITLAKSKLGGWEPQVKLEDGLRRTIAYFDGLLSA; from the coding sequence ATGAGAAGTCATGACAGCACCAAGCGCATCCTGGTCACCGGCGGTGCGGGTTTCCTCGGCTCGCACCTGATCGAGCGCCTGCTCGGGCAGGGCCACGAAGTGGTCTGCGCGGACAACCTGTTCACCGGCACCAAGCGCAACATCGCGCACCTGCTGGGCAACCCGCACTTCGAATTCCTGCGCCACGACGTCACCTTCCCGCTGTACATCGAAGTGGACGAGATCTGGAACCTGGCCTGCCCCGCCTCGCCGGTGCATTACAGCCATGACCCGGTGCAGACCACAAAAACCTCGGTCCACGGCGCGATCAACCTGCTGGGCCTGGCCAAGCGGCTGGACTGCCGGATCTTCCAGGCGTCCACCAGCGAGGTTTATGGCGACCCGAGCGTCCACCCGCAGCGCGAGGAGTACTGGGGCAACGTGAACCCGATCGGCCCGCGCTCCTGCTACGACGAAGGCAAGCGCTGTGCGGAGACGCTGTTCTTCGATTACCACCGCCAGCATGGGCTGGACATCAAGGTGGCGCGCATCTTCAACACCTATGGCCCGCGCATGCACCCGAATGACGGGCGCGTGGTGTCGAACTTCATCGTGCAGGCGCTGCGCGGCGAGAACATCACCATCTACGGCGAGGGCCAGCAGACGCGTTCGTTCTGCTATGTGGATGACCTGATTGAAGGGTTCATCCGGTTGATGGCCACGGACAAGGATTTCACCGGACCGTGCAACCTGGGTAATCCGGCCGAGATGACCATTCGCGAGCTGGCCGAGACGGTGATTGCGTTGACCAATTCGGGGTCGAAGCTGGTGTTCAAGCCGTTGCCGCAGGACGATCCGATGCAGCGGCAGCCGGATATCACGCTGGCGAAGAGCAAGCTGGGTGGGTGGGAGCCGCAGGTGAAGCTGGAGGATGGGCTTCGGCGCACGATTGCGTATTTTGATGGGTTGTTGAGCGCGTAA